A window of the Equus asinus isolate D_3611 breed Donkey chromosome 20, EquAss-T2T_v2, whole genome shotgun sequence genome harbors these coding sequences:
- the LOC106827994 gene encoding olfactory receptor 10D3 codes for MEKKNDSLVTEFILLGIPHTEGLETILFVLFLPFYACTLLGNLSILVAVLSSTCLHTPMYFFLGNLSVFDMSFSSVTCPKMLLYLMGLSPIISYKACVSQLFFFHFLGSIECFLYTVMAYDRFTAICYPLRYTVIMNPRICLALAVGTWLLGCIHSSILTLLTFILPYCGPNEVDHFFCDIPALLPLACADTSLAQKVSFTNVGLVSLICCLLILVSYTRITISILSISSTEGHHRAFSTCSAHLIAILCAYGPIITVYLQPTPNPMLETVVQILMNLVGPMLNPLIYTLRNKEVKTALKKILHRTNYVSES; via the coding sequence ATGGAGAAGAAGAACGACTCACTGGTGACTGAGTTCATCCTTTTGGGAATACCACAcacagaggggctggagactatactttttgtcttgttcttgccCTTTTATGCCTGTACCCTGCTGGGAAATTTGTCTATCCTTGTGGCTGTTCTGTCTTCCACTTGCCttcacacacccatgtatttttTCCTGGGGAATTTGTCTGTGTTTGACATGAGTTTCTCCTCTGTGACTTGTCCTAAAATGCTGCTCTACCTCATGGGATTGAGTCCCATCATTTCCTACAAGGCCTGTGTCTCCCAGCTcttcttcttccatttccttgGCAGCATTGAATGCTTCTTATATActgtcatggcctatgaccgttTTACTGCTATCTGCTATCCTCTGCGGTACACAGTTATCATGAACCCTAGAATCTGTTTGGCCCTGGCTGTGGGCACATGGCTGTTAGGGTGTATTCATTCTAGTATCTTGACTTTGCTCACCTTCATCTTGCCATACTGTGGTCCCAATGAAGtggatcatttcttttgtgaTATCCCAGCACTCTTGCCCTTGGCGTGTGCTGATACATCCTTAGCCCAGAAGGTGAGCTTCACCAATGTTGGCCTAGTGTCTCTCATCTGTTGTCTCCTAATCCTTGTATCCTACACTCGAATCACTATCTCCATCTTGAGTATTAGTTCAACTGAGGGCCATCACCGTGCCTTCTCCACATGCAGTGCCCACCTCATTGCCATCCTGTGTGCCTATGGGCCCATCATCACTGTCTACCTGCAGCCCACACCTAACCCCATGCTGGAAACTGTGGTTCAAATTCTGATGAATCTGGTAGGACCAATGCTGAACCCTTTGATCTATACCTTGAGGAATAAGGAAGTAAAAACAGCCCTGAAAAAAATATTGCACAGGACAAACTATGTTTCTGAGAGTTAg
- the LOC106827957 gene encoding olfactory receptor 10D3-like codes for MAVKNHTLVTEFILLGIPHTEGQETVLFVVFLIFYPFTLLGNLLILLTVMSDSCLHTPMYFFLCNLSVLDVGFSSVSTPKMLANLLVRNQVISLGGCISQVFFYHFLGSSESWLYTVMAYDRFAAICHPLHYTIIMNHRVCALLAAGTWIISSFHAIILTTLTFQLPYCGSNEVDYFFCDIFPVVKLAYGNTLIIETVSFTNIGLVPMICFLLILASYIRIIIAILKMPSAEGRRKAASTCVSHLLVVTLFFGPCALVYTQPSLSEVLVTPVQIFANVVTPILNPTIYTVRNKDVKGALKKLAGSQFVSKGDH; via the coding sequence ATGGCTGTAAAGAATCACACTTTGGTTACTGAGTTCATCCTGTTGGGCATCCCACACACAGAGGGGCAGGAAACTGTGCTATTTGTTGTGTTCTTGATCTTCTACCCCTTCACTCTACTAGGAAATTTGCTTATCCTTTTAACTGTGATGTCTGATTCCTGCCTCCACACTcctatgtatttctttctttgtaacctctctgtgctggaCGTTGGTTTCTCTTCTGTGAGTACCCCAAAGATGTTGGCCAACCTGCTTGTAAGAAACCAAGTCATCTCCCTGGGTGGTTGCATATCCCAGGTCTTTTTTTACCACTTCTTAGGCAGCTCTGAGAGCTGGCTCTACACAGTGATGGCATATGACCGGTTTGCTGCCATCTGCCACCCATTGCATTACACTATCATCATGAACCACCGGGTATGTGCCCTGCTGGCTGCTGGCACCTGGATTATTAGTTCTTTTCATGCCATAATTCTTACTACGCTGACCTTCCAACTGCCATACTGTGGGTCTAATGAGGTGGACTACTTCTTTTGTGACATCTTCCCTGTAGTCAAATTGGCCTATGGTAACACCCTCATCATTGAGACAGTGAGCTTCACCAACATTGGCCTTGTGCCCATGATATGTTTCCTCCTCATCCTTGCTTCTTACATCCGCATTATTATTGCAATCCTAAAGATGCCCTCTGCTGAAGGGAGGCGCAAGGCGGCATCTACCTGTGTTTCCCACCTTTTAGTAGTCACACTGTTCTTTGGGCCCTGTGCCCTTGTCTATACTCAGCCATCTTTGAGTGAGGTGCTGGTAACCCCGGTGCAAATCTTTGCCAATGTAGTCACCCCCATACTGAATCCCACAATCTACACTGTGAGAAACAAAGATGTCAAGGGAGCCCTGAAGAAACTGGCTGGGAGCCAGTTTGTTTCAAAAGGAGATCACTAG